The Vulpes lagopus strain Blue_001 chromosome 14, ASM1834538v1, whole genome shotgun sequence genome window below encodes:
- the PITPNM2 gene encoding membrane-associated phosphatidylinositol transfer protein 2 isoform X4, which produces MHIPSWFRSILPKAALRVVEESWNAYPYTRTRFTCPFVEKFSIDIETFYKTDAGENPNVFSLSPVEKNQLTIDFIDIVKDPVPPNEYKMEEDPKLFHSIKTQRGPLSDNWIEEYKQQVFPIMCAYKLCKVEFRYWGMQSKIERFIHDTGLRKVMVRAHRQAWCWQDEWYGLNMENIRELEKEAQLMLSRKMAQFNEDDEEAAELAKDEASQAQAPGEPPQPSSSSGEPLAGRGLKKQWSTSSKSSRSSKRGASPSRHSISEWRMQSIARDSDESSDDEYFDAHEDLSDSEEIFPKDITKWSSNDLMDKIESPEPEDTQDGLYRQSAPEFRVASSVEQLNIIEDEVSPPLAAPASTIHVLLLVLHGGTILDTGTGDPSSKQGDANTIATVFDTVMRVHYPSALGRLSIRLVPCPPICSDAFALVSNLSPYSHDEGCLSSSQDHIPLAALPLLATSSPQYQEAIATVIQRANLAYGDFIKSQEGMTFSGQICLIGDCVGGILAFDALCYSSQPVSESQSSSRRGSVASVQDTDLLSPGTLVNAAHGTSGSSGLESSRHLSRSNIDIPRSNGVEDPKRQWPRKRSDSSTYELDTIQQHQAFLSSLHASVLRNEPSSRRSSSSTMLDGSGAVGKFDFEIADLFLFGCPLGLVLALRKTVIPTLDVFQLRPACQQVYNLFHPADPSASRLEPLLERRFHALPPFSIPRYQRYPLGDGCSTLLVETVQRNPELVLEGGPLAPLPPGDGFLETSIPVPALTWQDGPRPSPGCAESDALQTHNTVFQEHVAPSSPSAAPTTRGFRRASEISIASQVSGMAESYTASSIAQKAPASLSHTPSVRRLSLLALPSPSPTTPGSHPQAGQESPSLKQAPRLPDLDIREVAAKWWGQKRIDYALYCPDALTAFPTVALPHLFHASYWESTDVVSFLLRQVMRHDNSSILELDGKEVSVFTPSKPREKWQRKRTHVKLRNVTANHRINDAVANEDGPQVLTGRFMYGPLDMVTLTGEKVDVHIMMQPPSGEWLYLDTLVTNSSGRVSYTIPETHRLGVGVYPIKMVVRGDHTFADSYITVLPKGTEFVVFSIDGSFAASVSIMGSDPKVRAGAVDVVRHWQDLGYLIIYVTGRPDMQKQRVVAWLAQHNFPHGVVSFCDGLVHDPLRHKANFLKLLISELHLRVHAAYGSTKDVAVYSSISLSPMQIYIVGRPTKKLQQQCQFITDGYAAHLAQLKYNHRARPARNAATRMALRKGSFGLPGQGDFLRSRNHLLRTISAQPSGPGHRHDRTQSQADGEQRGQRSMSVAAGCWGRTMAGRLEPGAAAGPK; this is translated from the exons ATGCACATCCCCAGCTGGTTCCGCTCCATCCTGCCCAAGGCAGCCCTGAGGGTGGTTGAGGAATCCTGGAACGCCTACCCCTATACCCGAACCAG GTTCACTTGCCCCTTTGTGGAGAAATTCTCCATTGACATCGAAACTTTTTATAAAACGGATGCTGGAGAAAACCCTAATGTGTTCAGCCTGTCTCCTGTGGAGAAGAACCAGCTGACAATCG ACTTCATCGACATCGTCAAAGACCCTGTGCCCCCCAACGAGTATAAGATGGAAGAAGACCCCAAGCTATTCCATTCGATCAAGACACAGCGGGGGCCCCTGTCTGACAATTGGATTGAGGAGTACAAGCAGCAGGTGTTTCCCATAATGTGTGCCTACAAGCTCTGCAAGGTGGAGTTCCGCTATTGGGGCATGCAGTCCAAGATCGAGAGGTTCATCCATGACACGG GCCTGCGGAAGGTGATGGTGAGGGCCCACCGGCAGGCCTGGTGCTGGCAGGACGAGTGGTACGGGCTCAATATGGAGAACATCcgggagctggagaaagaagcGCAGCTCATGCTGTCCCGCAAGATGGCCCAGTTCAATGAAGATGATGAAGAGGCTGCCGAACTGGCCAAGGACGAAgccagccaggcccaggcccctggggagCCCCCCCAGCCCAGCAGTAGCAGCGGGGAGCCCCTGGCAGGCCGGGGCCTCAAGAAACAGTGGTCTACATCCTCCAAGTCCTCGCGGTCATCTAAGCGGGGAG CCAGCCCTTCCCGCCACAGCATCTCCGAGTGGAGGATGCAGAGTATCGCCCGGGACTCAGACGAGAGCTCAGACGACGAGTACTTCGACGCTCATG aggACCTGTCTGATTCAGAAGAAATATTCCCCAAGGACATCACCAAGTGGAGCTCCAATGACCTCATGGACAAAATTGAAAGTCCTGAGCCGGAGGATACACAGG ACGGTCTATACCGCCAGAGCGCCCCTGAATTCAGGGTGGCTTCCAGTGTGGAGCAGCTGAACATCATTGAG GACGAGGTCAGCCCACCCCTGGCTGCGCCGGCCTCCACAATCCACGTGTTGCTGCTGGTGCTGCATGGAGGGACCATCCTGGACACGGGCACTGGAGACCCCAGCTCCAAGCAGGGCGACGCCAACACCATTGCCACCGTGTTCGACACCGTCATGCGTGTGCATTACCCCAGTGCCCTGGGCCGCCTCTCCATCCGCCTGGTGCCCTGCCCGCCCATCTGCTCCGATGCCTTCGCCCTTGTCTCCAA cctcagcccctaCAGCCACGATGAAGGCTGTCTGTCCAGCAGCCAGGACCACATCCCCctggctgccctgcccctgctggcCACCTCCTCACCCCAGTACCAGGAGGCGATTGCCACAGTGATTCAGCGGGCCAACCTTGCCTACGGGGACTTCATCAAGTCCCAGGAGGGCATGACCTTCAGTGGGCAG aTCTGCCTCATTGGGGACTGTGTGGGAGGCATCCTGGCATTCGATGCCTTATGCTACAGCAGCCAGCCAGTGTCTGAGAGTCAGAGCAGCAGCCGTCGGGGCAGTGTGGCCAGCGTGCAG GACACTGACCTGCTGTCCCCCGGCACCCTGGTCAATGCGGCACATGGCACCAGTGGCAGCAGTGGCCTGGAGAGCAGCCGGCACCTGAGCCGCAGCAACATTGATATTCCCCGAAGCAATGGTGTTGAGGACCCCAAAAGGCAGTGGCCCCGAAAGAGGAGCGACTCATCCACCTATGAGCTGGACACCATCCAACAGCACCAGGCCTTCCTATCCAG CCTCCATGCCAGTGTGCTGAGGAACGAGCCCAGCTCCCGCCGTTCGAGCAGCTCCACCATGCTGGATGGCTCAGGGGCCGTGGGGAAATTTGACTTTGAGATCGCAGATCTTTTCCTCTTTGGGTGCCCGCTGGGGCTGGTCCTGGCCTTGAGGAAGACCGTCATCCCTACCCTTGATG tTTTCCAGCTGCGGCCAGCCTGCCAGCAAGTCTACAACCTCTTCCACCCCGCGGACCCGTCGGCCTCTCGCCTGGAGCCGCTGCTGGAGCGGAGATTCCACGCCCTGCCGCCTTTCAGCATCCCCCGCTACCAGCGCTACCCGCTGGGGGACGGCTGCTCCACGCTGCTGG TCGAGACAGTGCAGAGAAACCCTGAGCTGGTCCTGGAGGGCGGGCCCCtggcccctctccccccaggggACGGCTTCCTGGAAACCAGTATCCCTGTTCCCGCGCTCACCTGGCAAGACGGGCCCCGCCCGAGCCCGGGCTGTGCTGAGT CAGACGCACTCCAGACCCACAACACGGTCTTTCAAGAGCATGTGGCCCCCTCCTCGCCCAGTGCCGCCCCCACCACCCGAGGCTTCCGCCGAGCCAGTGAGATCAGCATTGCCAGCCAGGTGTCGGGCATGGCCGAGAGCTACACAGCATCCAGCATTGCCCAGA AGGCCCCGGCATCACTCAGCCATACCCCCAGCGTCAGGCGCCTGTCTCTGCTcgccctgccctctccctcccccactaccCCAGGCTCCCACCCACAGGCCGGGCAAGAGAGCCCCAGCCTGAAGCAGGCCCCCCGCCTCCCTGACTTGGACATCAGAGAAG TTGCAGCAAAATGGTGGGGTCAGAAGCGGATCGACTATGCCCTGTACTGCCCTGATGCCCTGACGGCCTTCCCCACGGTGGCCCTGCCCCACCTCTTCCACGCCAGCTACTGGGAGTCAACAGATGTGGTCTCCTTCCTGCTGAGACAG GTCATGAGGCATGACAACTCCAGCATCCTGGAGCTGGATGGCAAAGAGGTTTCAGTGTTCACCCCCTCAAAGCCAAGAGAGAAGTGGCAGCGCAAGAGGACCCACGTGAAGCTGAGG AATGTGACCGCCAACCACCGGATCAATGACGCAGTCGCCAACGAGGATGGCCCACAGGTTCTGACGGGCCGATTCATGTATGGGCCCCTGGATATGGTCACTCTGACTGGGGAGAAG GTGGATGTGCACATCATGATGCAGCCACCCTCGGGCGAGTGGCTGTACCTGGACACGTTGGTGACCAACAGCAGTGGGCGGGTCTCCTACACCATCCCCGAGACCCACCGCTTGGGTGTGGGCGTCTACCCCATCAAGATGGTGGTCAG GGGAGACCACACGTTTGCTGACAGCTACATCACCGTGCTGCCCAAGGGCACGGAGTTTGTGGTCTTCAGTATTGATGGCTCCTTTGCCGCCAGCGTGTCCATCATGGGCAGCGACCCCAAAGTGCGGGCTGGGGCTGTGGATGTGGTGCG GCACTGGCAGGACCTGGGCTACCTCATCATCTATGTGACGGGCCGGCCTGACATGCAGAAGCAGCGCGTGGTGGCATGGCTGGCCCAGCACAACTTCCCCCACGGTGTGGTGTCCTTCTGTGATGGCCTGGTGCATGACCCGCTACGGCATAAGGCCAACTTCCTGAAGCTGCTCATCTCTGAG CTGCACCTGCGCGTGCACGCGGCCTACGGCTCCACCAAGGACGTGGCAGTCTACAGCTCCATCAGCCTGTCCCCCATGCAGATCTACATCGTGGGCCGGCCCACCAAGAAGCTGCAGCAGCAGTGCCAG TTCATCACGGATGGCTATGCGGCTCACCTGGCCCAGCTCAAGTACAATCACCGGGCACGGCCGGCCCGCAACGCGGCCACCCGCATGGCACTGCGGAAAGGCAGCTTCGGCCTGCCAGGCCAGGGTGACTTCTTGCGCTCCCGGAACCACCTGCTCCGCACCatctcagcccagcccagcgggCCTGGCCACCGGCATGATCGGACACAGAGCCAGGCAGATGGCGAGCAGCGGGGACAGCGCAGCATGAGTGTGGCAGCTGGCTGCTGGGGCCGCACCATGGCTGGCCGGCTTGAGCCAGGGGCAGCCGCGGGCCCCAAGTAG
- the PITPNM2 gene encoding membrane-associated phosphatidylinositol transfer protein 2 isoform X7, with product MEEDPKLFHSIKTQRGPLSDNWIEEYKQQVFPIMCAYKLCKVEFRYWGMQSKIERFIHDTGLRKVMVRAHRQAWCWQDEWYGLNMENIRELEKEAQLMLSRKMAQFNEDDEEAAELAKDEASQAQAPGEPPQPSSSSGEPLAGRGLKKQWSTSSKSSRSSKRGASPSRHSISEWRMQSIARDSDESSDDEYFDAHEDLSDSEEIFPKDITKWSSNDLMDKIESPEPEDTQDGLYRQSAPEFRVASSVEQLNIIEDEVSPPLAAPASTIHVLLLVLHGGTILDTGTGDPSSKQGDANTIATVFDTVMRVHYPSALGRLSIRLVPCPPICSDAFALVSNLSPYSHDEGCLSSSQDHIPLAALPLLATSSPQYQEAIATVIQRANLAYGDFIKSQEGMTFSGQICLIGDCVGGILAFDALCYSSQPVSESQSSSRRGSVASVQDTDLLSPGTLVNAAHGTSGSSGLESSRHLSRSNIDIPRSNGVEDPKRQWPRKRSDSSTYELDTIQQHQAFLSSLHASVLRNEPSSRRSSSSTMLDGSGAVGKFDFEIADLFLFGCPLGLVLALRKTVIPTLDVFQLRPACQQVYNLFHPADPSASRLEPLLERRFHALPPFSIPRYQRYPLGDGCSTLLVETVQRNPELVLEGGPLAPLPPGDGFLETSIPVPALTWQDGPRPSPGCAESDALQTHNTVFQEHVAPSSPSAAPTTRGFRRASEISIASQVSGMAESYTASSIAQKAPASLSHTPSVRRLSLLALPSPSPTTPGSHPQAGQESPSLKQAPRLPDLDIREVAAKWWGQKRIDYALYCPDALTAFPTVALPHLFHASYWESTDVVSFLLRQVMRHDNSSILELDGKEVSVFTPSKPREKWQRKRTHVKLRNVTANHRINDAVANEDGPQVLTGRFMYGPLDMVTLTGEKVDVHIMMQPPSGEWLYLDTLVTNSSGRVSYTIPETHRLGVGVYPIKMVVRGDHTFADSYITVLPKGTEFVVFSIDGSFAASVSIMGSDPKVRAGAVDVVRHWQDLGYLIIYVTGRPDMQKQRVVAWLAQHNFPHGVVSFCDGLVHDPLRHKANFLKLLISELHLRVHAAYGSTKDVAVYSSISLSPMQIYIVGRPTKKLQQQCQFITDGYAAHLAQLKYNHRARPARNAATRMALRKGSFGLPGQGDFLRSRNHLLRTISAQPSGPGHRHDRTQSQADGEQRGQRSMSVAAGCWGRTMAGRLEPGAAAGPK from the exons ATGGAAGAAGACCCCAAGCTATTCCATTCGATCAAGACACAGCGGGGGCCCCTGTCTGACAATTGGATTGAGGAGTACAAGCAGCAGGTGTTTCCCATAATGTGTGCCTACAAGCTCTGCAAGGTGGAGTTCCGCTATTGGGGCATGCAGTCCAAGATCGAGAGGTTCATCCATGACACGG GCCTGCGGAAGGTGATGGTGAGGGCCCACCGGCAGGCCTGGTGCTGGCAGGACGAGTGGTACGGGCTCAATATGGAGAACATCcgggagctggagaaagaagcGCAGCTCATGCTGTCCCGCAAGATGGCCCAGTTCAATGAAGATGATGAAGAGGCTGCCGAACTGGCCAAGGACGAAgccagccaggcccaggcccctggggagCCCCCCCAGCCCAGCAGTAGCAGCGGGGAGCCCCTGGCAGGCCGGGGCCTCAAGAAACAGTGGTCTACATCCTCCAAGTCCTCGCGGTCATCTAAGCGGGGAG CCAGCCCTTCCCGCCACAGCATCTCCGAGTGGAGGATGCAGAGTATCGCCCGGGACTCAGACGAGAGCTCAGACGACGAGTACTTCGACGCTCATG aggACCTGTCTGATTCAGAAGAAATATTCCCCAAGGACATCACCAAGTGGAGCTCCAATGACCTCATGGACAAAATTGAAAGTCCTGAGCCGGAGGATACACAGG ACGGTCTATACCGCCAGAGCGCCCCTGAATTCAGGGTGGCTTCCAGTGTGGAGCAGCTGAACATCATTGAG GACGAGGTCAGCCCACCCCTGGCTGCGCCGGCCTCCACAATCCACGTGTTGCTGCTGGTGCTGCATGGAGGGACCATCCTGGACACGGGCACTGGAGACCCCAGCTCCAAGCAGGGCGACGCCAACACCATTGCCACCGTGTTCGACACCGTCATGCGTGTGCATTACCCCAGTGCCCTGGGCCGCCTCTCCATCCGCCTGGTGCCCTGCCCGCCCATCTGCTCCGATGCCTTCGCCCTTGTCTCCAA cctcagcccctaCAGCCACGATGAAGGCTGTCTGTCCAGCAGCCAGGACCACATCCCCctggctgccctgcccctgctggcCACCTCCTCACCCCAGTACCAGGAGGCGATTGCCACAGTGATTCAGCGGGCCAACCTTGCCTACGGGGACTTCATCAAGTCCCAGGAGGGCATGACCTTCAGTGGGCAG aTCTGCCTCATTGGGGACTGTGTGGGAGGCATCCTGGCATTCGATGCCTTATGCTACAGCAGCCAGCCAGTGTCTGAGAGTCAGAGCAGCAGCCGTCGGGGCAGTGTGGCCAGCGTGCAG GACACTGACCTGCTGTCCCCCGGCACCCTGGTCAATGCGGCACATGGCACCAGTGGCAGCAGTGGCCTGGAGAGCAGCCGGCACCTGAGCCGCAGCAACATTGATATTCCCCGAAGCAATGGTGTTGAGGACCCCAAAAGGCAGTGGCCCCGAAAGAGGAGCGACTCATCCACCTATGAGCTGGACACCATCCAACAGCACCAGGCCTTCCTATCCAG CCTCCATGCCAGTGTGCTGAGGAACGAGCCCAGCTCCCGCCGTTCGAGCAGCTCCACCATGCTGGATGGCTCAGGGGCCGTGGGGAAATTTGACTTTGAGATCGCAGATCTTTTCCTCTTTGGGTGCCCGCTGGGGCTGGTCCTGGCCTTGAGGAAGACCGTCATCCCTACCCTTGATG tTTTCCAGCTGCGGCCAGCCTGCCAGCAAGTCTACAACCTCTTCCACCCCGCGGACCCGTCGGCCTCTCGCCTGGAGCCGCTGCTGGAGCGGAGATTCCACGCCCTGCCGCCTTTCAGCATCCCCCGCTACCAGCGCTACCCGCTGGGGGACGGCTGCTCCACGCTGCTGG TCGAGACAGTGCAGAGAAACCCTGAGCTGGTCCTGGAGGGCGGGCCCCtggcccctctccccccaggggACGGCTTCCTGGAAACCAGTATCCCTGTTCCCGCGCTCACCTGGCAAGACGGGCCCCGCCCGAGCCCGGGCTGTGCTGAGT CAGACGCACTCCAGACCCACAACACGGTCTTTCAAGAGCATGTGGCCCCCTCCTCGCCCAGTGCCGCCCCCACCACCCGAGGCTTCCGCCGAGCCAGTGAGATCAGCATTGCCAGCCAGGTGTCGGGCATGGCCGAGAGCTACACAGCATCCAGCATTGCCCAGA AGGCCCCGGCATCACTCAGCCATACCCCCAGCGTCAGGCGCCTGTCTCTGCTcgccctgccctctccctcccccactaccCCAGGCTCCCACCCACAGGCCGGGCAAGAGAGCCCCAGCCTGAAGCAGGCCCCCCGCCTCCCTGACTTGGACATCAGAGAAG TTGCAGCAAAATGGTGGGGTCAGAAGCGGATCGACTATGCCCTGTACTGCCCTGATGCCCTGACGGCCTTCCCCACGGTGGCCCTGCCCCACCTCTTCCACGCCAGCTACTGGGAGTCAACAGATGTGGTCTCCTTCCTGCTGAGACAG GTCATGAGGCATGACAACTCCAGCATCCTGGAGCTGGATGGCAAAGAGGTTTCAGTGTTCACCCCCTCAAAGCCAAGAGAGAAGTGGCAGCGCAAGAGGACCCACGTGAAGCTGAGG AATGTGACCGCCAACCACCGGATCAATGACGCAGTCGCCAACGAGGATGGCCCACAGGTTCTGACGGGCCGATTCATGTATGGGCCCCTGGATATGGTCACTCTGACTGGGGAGAAG GTGGATGTGCACATCATGATGCAGCCACCCTCGGGCGAGTGGCTGTACCTGGACACGTTGGTGACCAACAGCAGTGGGCGGGTCTCCTACACCATCCCCGAGACCCACCGCTTGGGTGTGGGCGTCTACCCCATCAAGATGGTGGTCAG GGGAGACCACACGTTTGCTGACAGCTACATCACCGTGCTGCCCAAGGGCACGGAGTTTGTGGTCTTCAGTATTGATGGCTCCTTTGCCGCCAGCGTGTCCATCATGGGCAGCGACCCCAAAGTGCGGGCTGGGGCTGTGGATGTGGTGCG GCACTGGCAGGACCTGGGCTACCTCATCATCTATGTGACGGGCCGGCCTGACATGCAGAAGCAGCGCGTGGTGGCATGGCTGGCCCAGCACAACTTCCCCCACGGTGTGGTGTCCTTCTGTGATGGCCTGGTGCATGACCCGCTACGGCATAAGGCCAACTTCCTGAAGCTGCTCATCTCTGAG CTGCACCTGCGCGTGCACGCGGCCTACGGCTCCACCAAGGACGTGGCAGTCTACAGCTCCATCAGCCTGTCCCCCATGCAGATCTACATCGTGGGCCGGCCCACCAAGAAGCTGCAGCAGCAGTGCCAG TTCATCACGGATGGCTATGCGGCTCACCTGGCCCAGCTCAAGTACAATCACCGGGCACGGCCGGCCCGCAACGCGGCCACCCGCATGGCACTGCGGAAAGGCAGCTTCGGCCTGCCAGGCCAGGGTGACTTCTTGCGCTCCCGGAACCACCTGCTCCGCACCatctcagcccagcccagcgggCCTGGCCACCGGCATGATCGGACACAGAGCCAGGCAGATGGCGAGCAGCGGGGACAGCGCAGCATGAGTGTGGCAGCTGGCTGCTGGGGCCGCACCATGGCTGGCCGGCTTGAGCCAGGGGCAGCCGCGGGCCCCAAGTAG